A genome region from Mesorhizobium sp. B2-1-8 includes the following:
- a CDS encoding lytic transglycosylase domain-containing protein gives MLIFCHAMTGAVAQSAQVSRKSADDPYAVDIAEASHRYRIPQRWIRAIMLLESAHDPRAVSRKGAVGLMQIMPATWAELRLRHQLGRDPYDPRDNILAGTAYLRELYDRYGSPGFLAAYNAGPGRYEASFKGLPLPAETRAYVAKLRPLWGGADAPGALTAGHAKPFTWKIAPLFITRPAAGAGSGRGVGKGASGDPSTASSLCDLFAAGLHARDLFAASEAGAPKQ, from the coding sequence ATGCTGATCTTCTGTCACGCAATGACGGGGGCCGTCGCGCAATCGGCGCAGGTCTCCCGCAAATCCGCGGACGATCCTTATGCCGTGGATATCGCCGAGGCATCGCATCGCTATCGCATTCCTCAGCGCTGGATACGGGCAATCATGCTCCTCGAAAGCGCCCACGACCCACGCGCCGTGTCACGAAAGGGGGCCGTGGGCTTGATGCAGATCATGCCCGCGACTTGGGCCGAGCTGCGCCTTCGTCATCAGCTCGGCCGCGATCCCTATGATCCACGCGACAACATCCTTGCCGGGACGGCCTATCTTCGCGAGTTGTATGATCGATACGGTTCACCGGGTTTCCTGGCCGCCTACAATGCGGGGCCAGGGCGTTACGAAGCCTCCTTTAAGGGTCTGCCGCTGCCGGCTGAGACGCGGGCCTATGTTGCGAAGCTTCGCCCACTCTGGGGAGGTGCTGATGCGCCCGGCGCGCTCACCGCCGGCCACGCCAAACCATTCACCTGGAAGATCGCGCCACTGTTCATCACGCGGCCGGCCGCTGGCGCCGGATCCGGTCGAGGGGTCGGCAAGGGCGCATCCGGCGACCCATCAACGGCCTCCTCGCTGTGTGATCTCTTCGCGGCCGGTCTGCACGCGCGCGACCTGTTCGCCGCGTCCGAAGCCGGAGCACCGAAGCAATGA
- the tnpC gene encoding IS66 family transposase, with amino-acid sequence MLIDLANLPSDPQLLQRLVRDMAAAVESRDGEIERLQSIIKKLQRAQFGRSSEQLDPDQLALALEELDADVARIRESRPFAGKLSAERQSHRKSLPDHLPREDVLLDVGSTVCTGCGGALHPIGESVSEMLDWVPAQLRVIRTTRPKYACRTCETVVQVPAPERLIAGGMATPALLAQVLTAKYCDHTPLYRQSQIFARSGVDLPRSTLAGWVGGACWWLEALHERLAKSVFASNHLFADDTPVPVLDPGRGRTKTGRLWVYAREQRPWGGPGPPAAVYLFAPDRKAERPASHLEHFKGVLHVDGYAGFEQLTVKGDIVLAACWAHTRRKFYDVAQATNAPIAIEALRRIGELYAVEADVRGQSPAHRFASRRSRSKPIVDAMRVWLEAQLPLLSGRSTLAVAVRYALSRWDGLTRFLHDGRIELDTNPVERAIRPVSLGRKNHLFAGSDGGGHRWAVLCSLIETCKLNDVEPCAWLRDVLTRMVDGHPVNRLDELLPWNWTPKGSADAT; translated from the coding sequence ATGTTGATCGATCTCGCGAATCTGCCTTCCGACCCGCAGCTTTTGCAGCGTCTCGTGCGCGACATGGCGGCTGCGGTCGAGAGCCGCGACGGCGAGATCGAGCGGCTTCAGTCGATCATCAAAAAGCTCCAGCGAGCGCAGTTCGGCCGCAGTTCCGAGCAGCTTGATCCCGACCAGCTCGCGCTCGCGCTGGAAGAGCTCGATGCCGATGTTGCTCGCATCCGGGAGAGCCGTCCGTTCGCAGGCAAGCTGTCGGCCGAGCGGCAATCCCATCGCAAGTCGCTGCCCGATCATCTGCCGCGCGAGGACGTCCTGCTCGATGTCGGCAGCACAGTCTGCACGGGCTGCGGCGGCGCGCTGCATCCCATCGGCGAGAGCGTGAGCGAGATGCTGGACTGGGTGCCAGCGCAGCTTCGTGTGATCAGGACAACGCGACCAAAATATGCCTGCCGGACCTGCGAGACGGTCGTGCAAGTGCCAGCTCCGGAGCGGCTGATCGCCGGCGGCATGGCAACGCCGGCGCTGCTGGCGCAGGTGCTGACAGCCAAATATTGCGACCATACCCCGCTCTATCGGCAGTCGCAGATCTTCGCACGCAGTGGTGTCGATCTTCCGCGTTCGACACTCGCCGGATGGGTTGGCGGCGCCTGCTGGTGGCTCGAAGCCCTGCATGAGCGGCTTGCCAAAAGCGTGTTCGCTTCCAATCATCTGTTTGCCGACGACACGCCGGTTCCGGTGCTTGATCCGGGCCGCGGCCGCACCAAGACCGGCAGGCTGTGGGTATACGCCCGTGAGCAGCGGCCATGGGGCGGACCGGGGCCGCCGGCTGCGGTCTATCTGTTCGCGCCGGACCGCAAGGCCGAACGTCCAGCCTCGCATCTCGAGCACTTCAAGGGCGTGCTCCATGTCGATGGCTATGCCGGCTTCGAGCAGCTCACCGTCAAGGGAGACATCGTTCTTGCTGCCTGTTGGGCGCACACCCGGCGCAAGTTCTACGACGTGGCGCAGGCCACCAACGCACCGATCGCGATCGAAGCTTTGCGCCGGATCGGCGAACTCTATGCCGTCGAAGCCGACGTTCGCGGTCAGTCGCCGGCGCATCGGTTTGCATCTCGGCGCAGCCGTTCGAAACCAATTGTCGACGCCATGCGGGTCTGGCTCGAAGCGCAGCTTCCACTGTTGTCGGGACGAAGCACACTCGCCGTAGCGGTCCGCTACGCGCTCTCGCGCTGGGACGGCCTGACCCGCTTCCTGCACGACGGTCGCATCGAGCTCGACACCAACCCGGTCGAGCGCGCGATCCGTCCGGTCAGTCTCGGCCGCAAGAACCACCTCTTCGCGGGCAGCGACGGCGGTGGTCATCGGTGGGCGGTGCTGTGTTCGCTGATCGAAACCTGCAAGCTCAATGACGTCGAGCCCTGCGCCTGGCTGCGCGATGTGCTCACCCGCATGGTCGATGGACACCCAGTCAACCGCCTCGACGAACTCCTGCCGTGGAACTGGACACCCAAAGGGTCGGCCGACGCCACCTGA
- the tnpB gene encoding IS66 family insertion sequence element accessory protein TnpB (TnpB, as the term is used for proteins encoded by IS66 family insertion elements, is considered an accessory protein, since TnpC, encoded by a neighboring gene, is a DDE family transposase.), translating to MIVPAGVKVHLALGYTDMRKGLDGLAMLVQQALKQDPFSGHLFAFRGKKASMLKILFWDGNGLCLFTKRLDQGSFAWPVMASYDGSITLTPAQLAMLIEGIDWRAPERVWRPALAG from the coding sequence ATGATCGTTCCCGCGGGCGTGAAAGTGCATCTGGCGCTGGGCTACACCGATATGAGGAAGGGTCTCGACGGGCTCGCCATGCTGGTGCAGCAAGCGCTGAAGCAGGACCCGTTCTCGGGCCATCTTTTTGCCTTCCGGGGTAAGAAGGCGTCGATGCTGAAGATCCTGTTCTGGGACGGAAACGGCCTGTGCCTGTTCACCAAGCGGCTTGATCAGGGCAGCTTCGCGTGGCCGGTGATGGCGAGCTATGATGGTTCGATCACGCTGACGCCGGCGCAGCTTGCAATGCTGATCGAAGGCATCGACTGGCGCGCTCCCGAGCGTGTCTGGAGGCCAGCCCTGGCCGGCTGA